In a genomic window of Flavobacterium lipolyticum:
- a CDS encoding COG4315 family predicted lipoprotein, translated as MKSKPFKLAFTALTAILFFAGCSNDKDNDTISPEAKKEIALSTSTTLGSYLSDKDGKSLYFFTTDAKGQASCTGGCEAVWPPFYIDNLTAEKLSSGLTLSDFATITTTSGKKQLTYKGWPLYYYAPSVNGTNTPETAGQTTGDGVGGVWFIAKPDYSIMLVRSQLLGHDGKNYKSDYTVGDGLTTYFTDAKGLTLYTFKNDNFKKNNFTKADFSNNAVWPIYETDKIVVPSTLDKSKFSVITVFGKSQLVYNGWPLYYFGQDANVRGANKGISFPSPAVWPVPVKDSPLAI; from the coding sequence ATGAAATCAAAACCATTTAAACTAGCTTTTACTGCTCTTACGGCAATCCTATTTTTTGCAGGCTGTAGCAATGACAAAGACAACGATACGATTAGTCCGGAAGCCAAAAAAGAAATTGCACTTTCCACAAGTACCACATTAGGTTCTTATCTTTCTGATAAAGATGGAAAATCTTTATATTTTTTCACAACAGACGCCAAGGGGCAAGCCTCGTGTACAGGCGGATGCGAAGCTGTGTGGCCTCCATTTTATATAGACAATTTAACTGCTGAAAAATTAAGTAGCGGATTAACACTCTCTGATTTTGCTACCATAACCACCACATCGGGTAAAAAACAGCTGACTTACAAAGGATGGCCATTGTATTACTATGCGCCAAGTGTAAACGGAACTAATACACCCGAAACTGCCGGACAAACAACAGGAGATGGTGTTGGCGGTGTTTGGTTTATAGCCAAACCGGACTATTCGATTATGTTAGTCAGAAGTCAGCTTCTGGGACATGACGGAAAAAACTACAAATCTGATTACACTGTTGGTGATGGCCTTACAACGTACTTTACAGACGCAAAAGGACTGACGCTGTATACTTTTAAGAATGATAATTTCAAGAAAAACAATTTTACAAAAGCAGATTTTTCAAACAATGCCGTTTGGCCTATCTATGAAACAGACAAAATAGTCGTTCCTTCTACTCTTGACAAATCAAAATTTTCTGTCATTACGGTATTTGGCAAATCTCAATTGGTTTACAACGGTTGGCCTTTGTATTATTTTGGTCAAGATGCTAACGTAAGAGGCGCCAATAAAGGAATTAGTTTTCCAAGTCCTGCTGTTTGGCCAGTACCCGTAAAAGATTCGCCGCTTGCGATCTAA
- a CDS encoding C40 family peptidase, which produces MFGICNLAIVPVRAEPSDRSEIVTQLLFGEHIEILERQNQWARIRIQYDDYEGWVDSKQYQVISEANFKQLSNDAIILNADLIDYITSANNLLLPIPLGASLSFLNNSEINISNFDFEGTKTSGIKPKSAIISTAFMYLNAPYLWGGKTPFGIDCSGFTQMVYKLNGYKIHRDASQQALDGEPLSFIEESEAGDLAFFDNDEGNITHVGIIMDNNYIIHASGKVRIDRLDHLGIYNPETNKHTHKLRVIKKII; this is translated from the coding sequence ATGTTCGGAATTTGCAATTTAGCCATAGTACCCGTACGAGCTGAGCCAAGTGACAGAAGTGAAATCGTTACTCAACTTTTGTTTGGTGAACATATCGAGATTTTGGAACGTCAAAATCAATGGGCCCGAATAAGAATTCAGTATGACGACTATGAAGGCTGGGTAGATTCGAAACAATACCAGGTTATTTCGGAAGCAAATTTTAAACAATTAAGCAATGATGCTATCATCTTAAATGCTGACTTGATTGATTACATCACTTCTGCCAACAATTTATTACTACCCATTCCGCTTGGCGCTTCTTTGTCTTTTTTAAATAACAGTGAAATCAATATCTCCAATTTTGATTTTGAAGGAACCAAAACCAGCGGTATCAAACCTAAGAGCGCTATCATAAGTACTGCATTTATGTATTTGAACGCCCCTTATCTTTGGGGAGGTAAAACTCCTTTTGGAATTGACTGTTCGGGTTTCACTCAAATGGTTTACAAATTAAACGGCTATAAAATTCATCGTGACGCCTCACAACAGGCTCTTGACGGAGAACCCCTGAGTTTTATCGAAGAAAGCGAAGCCGGCGACCTGGCCTTTTTTGATAACGACGAAGGAAACATTACACATGTTGGTATTATCATGGACAATAATTACATCATTCATGCCAGCGGTAAAGTTCGCATTGATCGTTTGGATCACTTAGGAATCTACAATCCCGAAACAAACAAACACACTCACAAATTGCGTGTAATTAAGAAGATCATCTAA
- a CDS encoding OB-fold putative lipoprotein, translating into MNPKKIAFAITALLVLISTGLYFYYGFLFKEARNIESEIPEFSITTAKLLDDYNSNTEKADSLYLNKTIEITGKVTKETDSAVILENNIFCLLTQKTKDKLLNSKVTVKGKCIGFDELFQEVKLDQCTINQ; encoded by the coding sequence ATGAACCCAAAAAAAATCGCATTTGCAATTACAGCCTTGTTAGTATTGATTTCGACAGGCCTCTATTTTTATTACGGTTTTCTCTTCAAGGAAGCACGCAATATAGAATCTGAAATACCTGAGTTTAGCATAACAACAGCAAAATTGCTTGATGATTATAACTCAAATACAGAAAAAGCAGATTCATTATATCTCAATAAAACGATAGAAATAACCGGAAAAGTAACCAAAGAAACCGATTCTGCCGTGATACTTGAAAACAACATTTTTTGCCTGTTAACCCAAAAAACAAAAGACAAATTATTGAACAGTAAAGTAACCGTTAAAGGCAAATGCATTGGCTTTGATGAATTATTTCAAGAAGTCAAACTAGACCAATGCACCATTAATCAATAA
- a CDS encoding c-type cytochrome, with translation MKKTLAFTILAAALTFTSCSDSDTYQDIETPPVTDNPTPGPETPTTAISYSKNVKAIIDANCVGCHQSGRSAGFRPLTTYAEVKTATEGAGLLNRIQLQNGQQGIMPQAGRMSQTNIDLIVKWNTDGLKEN, from the coding sequence ATGAAAAAAACATTAGCATTTACAATTTTAGCAGCTGCACTAACATTTACAAGCTGCAGTGATTCTGATACTTACCAAGATATAGAAACTCCTCCGGTTACAGATAATCCTACTCCGGGACCTGAAACACCAACCACTGCAATTAGTTATTCTAAAAATGTAAAAGCAATTATTGATGCCAATTGCGTAGGCTGTCATCAAAGCGGAAGATCTGCAGGTTTCAGACCATTGACCACTTATGCCGAAGTAAAAACAGCCACTGAAGGTGCCGGTTTACTGAACCGAATTCAACTACAAAACGGTCAGCAAGGAATTATGCCTCAGGCAGGAAGAATGTCTCAGACCAATATCGATTTGATTGTGAAATGGAATACAGACGGACTAAAAGAAAATTAA
- the parS gene encoding type II RES/Xre toxin-antitoxin system antitoxin: MEKIKQNTEPFDTKRSIRNASGKVISIKRSTLSSDGKEYSWSNKMERVGVIRSGIPYDSIEVISRRLNNPVKSMLAIVGIPQTTYNKKKSEHLLLDSRDSELVILINELIDYGLEVFNNEEEKFQRWLKKPNLSIGGSTPENMLDTVTGINEVKFSLNRLEYGNLA, encoded by the coding sequence ATGGAAAAGATAAAACAAAATACAGAACCTTTTGATACTAAGAGAAGCATTCGAAATGCTTCCGGGAAAGTAATTTCTATTAAAAGATCAACTCTAAGTTCTGACGGGAAAGAATACAGCTGGAGCAACAAAATGGAACGCGTTGGAGTTATCCGATCCGGTATTCCTTATGATTCCATTGAAGTCATTAGCAGGCGACTAAACAACCCTGTAAAATCTATGCTGGCAATTGTGGGAATTCCTCAAACCACTTACAATAAGAAAAAAAGCGAGCATTTACTTTTAGACAGCAGAGACAGTGAATTGGTTATTTTAATCAATGAACTGATCGATTACGGCCTGGAAGTTTTCAATAATGAAGAAGAAAAATTCCAAAGGTGGCTTAAAAAGCCTAATTTATCTATTGGCGGAAGCACTCCTGAGAACATGCTGGACACTGTAACCGGAATTAACGAGGTGAAATTTAGTTTAAACCGATTAGAGTACGGAAACTTAGCTTAA
- a CDS encoding YceI family protein, with protein MKKSFLNFFIVLLTILINTDGFAQKVITKTGTIKFQATMPTYEEVAAENKSVSAILDQSTGDFAALALIKGFRFKVALMEEHFNENYMESEKFSKATLKGKLEDFDSSKITNTPKNFTLKGDLTIHGKTKPITVSIKISKAANGLSTVGSFEVKPEDFDIEIPNLVRKKIADKIKISYNFLLVK; from the coding sequence ATGAAAAAATCGTTTCTTAATTTCTTTATAGTACTGTTGACTATTTTGATAAACACAGATGGATTTGCACAAAAAGTAATCACAAAAACAGGTACTATAAAATTTCAGGCTACTATGCCTACCTATGAAGAAGTTGCTGCTGAAAATAAAAGCGTGTCTGCAATTTTGGATCAATCTACAGGAGATTTCGCAGCTCTGGCTCTGATAAAAGGTTTCCGATTTAAGGTTGCTTTAATGGAGGAACATTTCAACGAAAATTATATGGAGTCTGAAAAGTTTTCAAAAGCAACTTTAAAAGGCAAATTAGAAGATTTTGACAGTTCTAAAATTACCAATACCCCTAAAAATTTTACCCTAAAAGGCGATCTTACCATTCATGGAAAAACAAAACCTATAACAGTAAGCATCAAAATATCCAAAGCAGCCAATGGTCTTAGTACCGTAGGTTCATTTGAAGTCAAACCTGAAGATTTTGATATCGAAATACCAAATCTAGTCAGAAAGAAAATTGCCGACAAAATTAAGATTAGTTACAATTTTTTATTAGTTAAATAA
- a CDS encoding DUF5777 family beta-barrel protein, with product MKKILVPICFFLATIAYSQDDLLNSLDSAQVQKNFSTATFKALQLVTLQTTKMPAKKEFYFVVSHRFGTVKDGFDSFFGLDNATTKLGGIYGVTDWLSVSLSRHTLNKLYETGVKYRMMRQSDSFPLDIVSYSVADINTFLEKDQYPGLEFKHRMTYVQQLLISRKVSEKLSLELVPSFVHRNLYNPDLERDNQFSFGGGGRYKITKRLSVNLEYMHNFNKPNFYENPLSVGLDVETGGHVFQLIFTNSQAMSESGYLTNAAGNWGKGDFFFGFNLYRVF from the coding sequence ATGAAAAAAATTTTAGTCCCAATCTGCTTCTTCCTGGCTACTATAGCCTATTCGCAAGATGATTTACTAAACAGCCTTGACTCTGCTCAGGTACAAAAAAACTTTTCTACAGCAACGTTTAAAGCCTTGCAGCTGGTGACCTTACAGACCACAAAAATGCCTGCAAAAAAAGAGTTCTATTTTGTAGTCTCACACCGTTTTGGCACTGTTAAAGATGGTTTTGACAGTTTTTTTGGCCTTGATAATGCCACCACAAAACTTGGCGGTATTTATGGTGTTACCGATTGGCTATCCGTAAGCCTGTCCAGACATACCTTAAATAAATTATATGAAACAGGAGTGAAATACCGAATGATGAGACAAAGCGACAGCTTTCCTTTAGACATTGTTAGCTACAGTGTTGCGGATATCAATACATTTTTGGAAAAAGATCAATATCCTGGTTTAGAATTTAAGCACCGTATGACTTATGTACAACAATTACTAATATCTAGAAAAGTTAGCGAAAAACTATCCTTAGAACTAGTACCCTCATTTGTGCATAGAAATCTTTACAATCCAGACTTAGAAAGAGACAACCAATTTTCTTTTGGCGGTGGCGGACGTTACAAAATCACTAAAAGATTGTCTGTCAATTTAGAATACATGCACAATTTTAATAAACCTAATTTTTATGAAAACCCACTGTCCGTTGGTCTCGATGTCGAAACCGGAGGGCATGTATTTCAATTAATTTTCACCAATTCACAAGCTATGAGCGAAAGCGGATACCTTACTAATGCCGCCGGAAACTGGGGGAAAGGAGATTTCTTTTTCGGATTTAACTTATACAGAGTATTTTAA
- a CDS encoding AraC family transcriptional regulator, whose amino-acid sequence MKKENLYEPFSVSFETLDVYPDVGDRHNFFELVYVLKGTGLQCINKNVFEYDEGHLFLLTPEDCHNFTIETKTNFFFLRFNDIYLKNSSLQNENIQRLEYILQNANHQPGCILKNVADKCLVKVMVEAIIREYEDKDVYNQELIQQLVNTLIIVVARNIAKYLPEQVNIGCEAKAMDILQYIQNNIYYPEKIKAESISDFFGISSTYLGRYFKKHANETMQQYISNYKTKLIEHRLQFSDKRINEIAYEFGFTDESHFNKFFKKQKGNSPSEFRKTIRISA is encoded by the coding sequence CGTTTAGTGTTTCTTTTGAGACTTTAGATGTATATCCGGATGTGGGAGATCGTCATAACTTTTTTGAATTGGTTTATGTTTTGAAAGGAACTGGTTTGCAATGCATCAATAAAAATGTTTTTGAATACGATGAGGGACATTTATTTTTGCTGACACCTGAAGACTGTCATAATTTTACCATTGAGACCAAAACAAATTTTTTCTTTTTGAGGTTTAATGATATTTATCTAAAAAACTCTAGTCTGCAGAACGAAAACATTCAGCGTTTAGAATATATTCTGCAAAATGCGAATCATCAGCCGGGCTGTATTTTAAAAAATGTTGCCGATAAATGTCTCGTAAAAGTTATGGTAGAGGCAATCATTCGAGAGTATGAAGATAAAGATGTTTACAATCAGGAATTGATTCAGCAATTGGTAAACACTCTTATTATTGTCGTTGCCCGTAACATTGCGAAGTATCTGCCGGAGCAGGTGAACATAGGCTGCGAAGCTAAAGCGATGGATATCTTGCAGTACATCCAAAACAATATTTATTATCCTGAGAAAATCAAGGCAGAATCGATTAGTGATTTTTTCGGAATTTCAAGTACCTATTTAGGACGTTACTTCAAGAAGCATGCAAATGAAACCATGCAGCAGTATATTAGTAATTATAAAACAAAATTGATTGAACATCGTTTGCAATTCAGTGATAAACGAATCAATGAAATAGCGTATGAATTTGGTTTTACAGATGAAAGCCATTTCAATAAATTCTTTAAGAAACAAAAAGGAAATAGCCCTTCCGAGTTTAGAAAAACAATCAGGATCAGTGCCTAA
- a CDS encoding RES family NAD+ phosphorylase has product MKVFRIEREKYLSSTLAGIGASMSEGFRWNSLNTRMVYTAESRALATLEVSVHLDLSEDLPLDRFYVEIEIPDEITIQEVRLEDLPEDWNSKPPILITQTIGDDFIDYNEAAILKVPSCIVPQEFNYLINPAHPDSKKIKVVSTTKMNFDSRFQNKH; this is encoded by the coding sequence ATGAAGGTTTTTAGAATCGAAAGAGAAAAATACCTGTCCTCTACTTTAGCAGGAATCGGAGCCTCGATGTCTGAAGGTTTCCGATGGAACAGCCTCAACACCCGTATGGTTTACACAGCCGAAAGTCGTGCATTAGCTACGCTTGAAGTATCAGTTCATTTAGATTTAAGCGAAGATTTACCTTTGGATCGATTTTATGTGGAGATCGAAATCCCGGATGAAATCACCATTCAGGAAGTTCGACTGGAAGATTTACCGGAAGACTGGAATTCCAAACCTCCAATCCTGATAACACAAACGATTGGCGACGATTTTATTGATTACAATGAAGCTGCTATTTTAAAAGTTCCTAGCTGTATAGTACCGCAGGAATTCAATTACCTCATAAATCCGGCTCATCCGGACAGTAAGAAAATTAAGGTTGTCAGCACTACCAAAATGAATTTTGATTCTAGATTTCAAAACAAACACTAA
- a CDS encoding acetyl-CoA C-acyltransferase, producing the protein MNKRVVIVSAVRTPIGSFMGGLSTVPAPKLGAAAIKGALQKINLDPKLVDEVFMGNVVQAGVGQAPARQAALFAGLSEEVAATTVNKVCASGMKAVMFAAQAIACGDAEIVVAGGMENMSLIPHYVQMRNGTKFGPASMLDGMQKDGLTDAYDNNAMGVCADLCASEYNISREEQDNFAIQSYERSAKAWDAGKFDNEIVPVEVPQRRGEPIIVSKDEEYTNVKLDKIPTLGAVFTKDGTVTAANASTINDGAAALVLMSEEKAASLGLKPLAYIKGYADAAQEPKWFTTSPAKALPKALDKAGISVSDVDYFEFNEAFAVVGLANSKILNLDNDKVNVNGGAVSLGHPLGCSGARIIVTLLSVLEQNNAKTGAAAICNGGGGASAIVIERA; encoded by the coding sequence ATGAACAAAAGAGTTGTTATCGTTTCTGCCGTTAGAACACCTATCGGAAGTTTCATGGGAGGTTTATCTACTGTACCTGCCCCTAAATTAGGTGCTGCCGCAATAAAAGGCGCACTTCAAAAAATTAACCTTGACCCAAAATTAGTTGATGAAGTATTTATGGGTAATGTGGTACAGGCCGGAGTTGGTCAGGCACCAGCACGTCAGGCTGCACTTTTTGCAGGCTTATCTGAAGAGGTTGCTGCTACCACTGTAAACAAAGTTTGTGCTTCAGGAATGAAAGCTGTTATGTTCGCCGCACAGGCTATCGCTTGTGGTGATGCCGAAATCGTAGTAGCCGGAGGAATGGAAAACATGAGCTTGATTCCACATTATGTACAGATGCGTAACGGAACTAAATTTGGTCCGGCTTCTATGCTTGACGGAATGCAGAAAGATGGTTTGACAGATGCTTACGATAACAACGCAATGGGAGTTTGCGCTGATTTATGTGCATCTGAATACAACATCAGCCGTGAAGAACAGGATAATTTTGCGATTCAGTCTTACGAAAGAAGTGCAAAAGCCTGGGATGCCGGAAAATTTGATAATGAAATTGTACCAGTAGAGGTTCCACAAAGACGTGGTGAACCTATTATCGTTTCAAAAGACGAGGAATACACCAATGTAAAACTGGATAAGATCCCTACACTGGGAGCTGTTTTCACTAAAGACGGGACAGTTACTGCTGCCAATGCTTCTACCATAAACGACGGAGCAGCTGCTTTGGTTTTAATGTCTGAAGAAAAAGCAGCTTCCTTAGGATTAAAACCTTTGGCTTACATAAAAGGATACGCTGATGCTGCTCAGGAGCCAAAATGGTTTACCACCAGCCCGGCAAAAGCATTACCGAAAGCTTTAGACAAAGCCGGAATCTCAGTAAGTGATGTTGATTATTTTGAATTCAACGAAGCATTTGCAGTGGTTGGATTAGCCAATTCAAAAATTCTTAATCTTGACAACGATAAAGTAAACGTAAACGGTGGAGCTGTTTCCTTAGGCCATCCTCTAGGATGCTCGGGAGCAAGAATCATCGTAACTTTGCTAAGTGTTTTAGAGCAAAACAATGCCAAAACCGGAGCTGCAGCAATTTGCAACGGCGGTGGAGGTGCTTCGGCAATTGTTATCGAGAGAGCTTAA
- a CDS encoding DUF3592 domain-containing protein, producing MNKRLIRAVIYVCFIPGLTLLVGAFCLFQQKLNFIEKASIVYGTVIESIPLAGNKNGSLYYPHVSFVTKSGEPIDFTSTVGSSLPNYMEGSSVKVLYDPTNPNKAEIDGIHGYIVDPMLLGGLGVFFFLMGLGVVLNEYQKSRKTD from the coding sequence ATGAATAAAAGACTAATTCGTGCTGTTATTTATGTGTGTTTTATACCCGGTTTGACTCTATTAGTGGGGGCATTTTGTCTTTTTCAACAGAAATTAAATTTTATTGAAAAGGCAAGTATTGTTTACGGTACAGTTATCGAATCGATACCTCTTGCTGGCAACAAGAATGGATCACTCTATTATCCCCATGTTTCATTTGTTACAAAATCAGGGGAGCCAATAGATTTCACTTCTACTGTAGGGTCTTCTCTTCCGAATTACATGGAAGGAAGTTCTGTTAAGGTTTTGTATGATCCAACTAATCCGAATAAAGCGGAGATTGATGGGATTCACGGTTACATTGTAGACCCAATGCTTTTGGGTGGTCTTGGCGTATTTTTCTTTTTAATGGGTTTAGGTGTTGTTTTAAACGAGTATCAAAAAAGTAGAAAAACGGACTGA